The following nucleotide sequence is from Bacteroidota bacterium.
TATATGGTTTGGTAAAAAATTCTCCTGTGGCAAGTATTTTATCGAATGGCGGTTCTTAAAAAGTCCATTGGAAATTCTGTCGCCGATTCTCACAAACTTTCTATCTGCTGAGAGCGAGCCAAAGATAATCTTTAAGAGTGTCGATTTTCCTGTACCGTTTCGACCAAGCAATCCGACAATTTCACCTTTCTCACATGAAATGTAAACATCTGTCAATACTTGTTTTGTATTAAAACTTTTTAAAACGCTATCTACATGCAGTTTGCTCATAATAAAATAAAAATCAGACCAACGAAGAAATTCAGAACAAGGCTGCTAATCCAAAGGCTTAATCGGCTTAATCCAAGATTGTAATAAAAATAGTATTCGTTGTAATTTCTTATTTCATAAATAAAATAATGAAAGAGCAAGCCAAATATCATATAAGAATATCCAAAGGTTTTAAAGGGAAACTCAGTTATAATGGAAAACTCAATGAAACCAACCAAACTTGATAAAATCAAAGCAGGAACAAGCAATTTGCGATAAAAAATCAAAATGGCTTTGAATAGGCGCATGAGCTATTTATTATGGGATTTGAACTGTTGTCAAGTAATTTTATATGCTGATTTCGAAGCACTTTTTAACACGGTGTTCCGATGTAAATCGTGAAAATCCACAGAAACACACAATTTCTCCACAATTTGTTGGTCGAATGGCCCTAAATACCCATCCATTCAATACCTGGTATTGTTGTTATTAAATTCCATTCGTCTTTTTCCTTTTTGTAGATATATGTATTAATCTGTCCAAGATTACCCTCATAAAAATGAACGCTAAAAATTACTAATGTCTTATCATTATTCCAGACTGGTTTGGAGAAATAATAAAATTGTCTTTCTTCAATCGGAATAAAATCACTGCCATGCAAAGTGTTTATTGGTTTGTCAGTAATAGAATCAATAATTAGCACTGACATATGAGAATTTTTCATTTGTATTTCTCTAGCTTTATTCTCTTCTATGACTTTACAATTATTCAAGTATTCTTGGTCCCAAATAAAAGAAGTATCAGGAAACTCCATTTGATTTTTAATCAACATGATATCCGTTTCACTAACATATTTTATTAATGTATCTTTTAATGGCTGGATAAATTGATCAGAAGCTGGATTATAATATAAATAGTAGTAGATTAAGTTCCTCTTAACATGATTTTTATATACAGAATTCACAAATTCATAGTCTGTTGAGATTGTCCCCTGTGCTGCTAGTACCCGAAAGGAAAAAATTCCAATAATTATAAAAACAAAAGATTTATAGTTCATTTTCTATTCGTTTCAATTTGTTTAACAAAAACTACTGCCAACAATTTTGTTTATCCAATCCCGCCTAGCACCACTTCTACCGGACAGTGGTCGGAATGTTCCACGTGTGGCAGAATGGAAGCCGATTTGAGTTGTTCTTTCAGAGCCTCGCTTATCAGGTGGTAATCGATTCGCCAGCCCAGGTTTTTTTCGCGCGAGTTGGCCCTGTAGCTCCACCAGCTGTATTGCTGAGGCAGGCTGTTAAACTCGCGGAAAGTATCGATAAACCCAAGTGCAATAAAGCGGTCGAACCACTCCCGTTCTTCGGGTAAAAAGCCCGAGGAAGTTTTGTGCCTTTCGGGGTGGTTGATGTCGATGGGTTTATGGCAAATATTATAATCGCCACATATTAATAACTTTGGCCATTCTTGTTTGAGGTTTTGAATGAATTGATAAAACGCTTCGAGAAATTCCATTTTAAAATCCTGACGGATATCGCCGGTAGTGCCGCTGGGAATATAAACATTAATGAGGGTAAAATCACCGAAATCGGCACGCAACACCCTGCCTTCGGAATCGAATCTTTTTGTGCCCATTCCTTTTACAACCTTATCGGGTTTAGTTTTCGATAAAATGGCCAACCCGCTGTATCCTTTCTTTTCAGCCGAATGGACGATGCTATGATAGCCCAGGTGTTCGAACAAAGGGGTGTCTATTTGTGCATCCTGAGCTTTTGTTTCCTGAAGGCATAAAATATCGGGCGATTCGCTTTTAAGCCACGTAGCAAAATCTTTGTTCAGGGCTGCACGGATACCGTTTACATTGTAGGATAGAATTCGCATAAACAATTATTTAGCTGTAAAAATAAACTATAAGTATGAGAATTTAGAGGGTGCCGGACAGGCTTTTACACCGATAAATTACTTTGGTGGCCATTCCATTGCTGTGCAAATAATTTTGTAAGTTTGAGAGAACGTACTTTTCTGCTATGAACACAGCACACAACCCGGTCGATGACTATATACTGGCCTTTCCCGCAGACATTCAGATAATTCTCAATAAGATAAGGTCAATTATCAAAGAAAAAGCACCCGTTGCAGAAGAGAGCCTTACTTACCAGATGCCTGCCTACAAAGCTTTTGGTAAGCCACTGGTGTATTTTGCGGGTTATAAAAATCACATCGGCTTTTATGCCACACCGAGCGGGCACAGCGAATTTGCGCAGG
It contains:
- the xth gene encoding exodeoxyribonuclease III, with the translated sequence MRILSYNVNGIRAALNKDFATWLKSESPDILCLQETKAQDAQIDTPLFEHLGYHSIVHSAEKKGYSGLAILSKTKPDKVVKGMGTKRFDSEGRVLRADFGDFTLINVYIPSGTTGDIRQDFKMEFLEAFYQFIQNLKQEWPKLLICGDYNICHKPIDINHPERHKTSSGFLPEEREWFDRFIALGFIDTFREFNSLPQQYSWWSYRANSREKNLGWRIDYHLISEALKEQLKSASILPHVEHSDHCPVEVVLGGIG
- a CDS encoding DUF1801 domain-containing protein; this translates as MNTAHNPVDDYILAFPADIQIILNKIRSIIKEKAPVAEESLTYQMPAYKAFGKPLVYFAGYKNHIGFYATPSGHSEFAQDLSKYKQGKGSVQFSLSEPIPYELIALIVEFRYLENRDKLKKLKINK